A stretch of the Synechocystis sp. PCC 7338 genome encodes the following:
- the rpoB gene encoding DNA-directed RNA polymerase subunit beta, whose amino-acid sequence MTNLATTMLPDLIEIQHASFHWFLEEGLIEELNSFSPISDYTGKLELHFLGKDYKLKQPKYDVDESKRRDASYSVQMYVPTRLVNKETGEIKEQEVFIGDLPLMTERGTFIINGAERVIVNQIVRSPGVYYKKELDKNGRRTYSASLIPNRGAWLKFETDKNGLVYVRIDKTRKLSAQVLLKAIGLSDNEILDSLSHPEFFQKTLDKEGNPTEEEALVELYKKLRPGEPPTVSGGQQLLESRFFDPKRYDLGRVGRYKLNKKLRLNEADTTRVLTPQDILAAINYLINLEFDVGTTDDIDHLGNRRVRSVGELLQNQIRVGLNRLERIIRERMTVSESDALTPASLVNPKPLVAAIKEFFGSSQLSQFMDQTNPLAELTHKRRISALGPGGLTRERAGFAVRDIHPSHHGRICPVETPEGPNAGLIGSLATCARVNDYGFIETPYFRVESGRVRKDLDPVYLTADEEDDMRVAPGDIPTDEEGNIIGESVPIRYRQEFSTTSPEQVDYVAVSPVQIISVATSMIPFLEHDDANRALMGSNMQRQAVPLLRPERPLVGTGLEAQAARDSGMVIVSRTHGIVTYVDATEIRVQPHSPDNPAEKGDEIVYPIQKYQRSNQDTCLNQRPLVYAGEDVVPGQVLADGSATEGGELALGQNILVAYMPWEGYNYEDAILISERLVYDDVYTSIHIEKFEIEARQTKLGPEEITREIPNVGEDALRNLDEHGIIRIGAWVESGDILVGKVTPKGEADQPPEEKLLRAIFGEKARDVRDNSLRVPNGEKGRVVDVRVFTREKGDELPPGANMVVRIYVAQKRKIQVGDKMAGRHGNKGIISRILPIEDMPYLPDGRPIDIALNPLGVPSRMNVGQVFECMLGWAGENLGVRFKITPFDEMYGEEASRDTVHGLLEEASQRPNKDWVFNQDHPGKIQVFDGRTGEPFDRPITVGQAYMLKLVHLVDDKIHARSTGPYSLVTQQPLGGKAQQGGQRFGEMEVWALEAYGAAYILQELLTVKSDDMQGRNEALNAIVKGKSIPRPGTPESFKVLMRELQSLGLDIAAHKVQLSEDGESADAEVDLMIDSQRRAPNRPTYESLHTEEDLEEEEV is encoded by the coding sequence ATGACTAACCTTGCCACCACGATGTTGCCCGATTTAATTGAAATCCAACATGCTAGTTTCCACTGGTTTTTGGAGGAAGGTTTAATCGAGGAATTGAACAGTTTTTCACCGATTTCTGACTACACGGGCAAGCTAGAACTCCACTTTTTGGGCAAAGATTACAAGCTCAAACAGCCCAAATACGACGTTGATGAGTCCAAGCGGCGGGATGCCAGTTATTCGGTTCAAATGTATGTGCCGACCCGTCTGGTCAACAAAGAAACCGGGGAAATTAAGGAGCAAGAAGTCTTCATCGGCGATCTTCCCTTGATGACGGAACGGGGGACTTTCATCATCAACGGTGCCGAGCGGGTCATCGTTAACCAAATTGTTCGATCGCCGGGGGTTTACTACAAAAAGGAACTGGATAAAAACGGTCGCCGCACCTATTCCGCTTCCCTGATTCCTAACCGGGGGGCCTGGCTTAAATTTGAAACCGACAAAAACGGCTTAGTCTACGTCCGCATCGATAAAACCCGCAAGTTGTCCGCCCAAGTCCTACTCAAGGCGATCGGTCTCAGCGATAACGAAATCCTCGATTCCCTCAGCCATCCAGAGTTTTTCCAAAAAACCCTCGACAAAGAAGGGAATCCCACCGAAGAAGAAGCCCTGGTGGAACTCTACAAAAAACTCCGCCCCGGCGAACCCCCCACCGTCAGTGGTGGTCAGCAGTTATTGGAGTCCCGCTTCTTCGACCCCAAACGCTACGATCTTGGCCGAGTGGGGCGCTACAAACTCAACAAAAAACTCCGGCTCAACGAAGCCGACACTACCCGGGTGCTCACTCCCCAGGATATTCTTGCCGCCATTAACTATCTGATCAACCTAGAATTTGACGTTGGCACCACCGACGACATCGACCACTTGGGTAATCGTCGAGTGCGCTCCGTTGGAGAGTTGCTACAAAACCAAATCCGGGTGGGCTTGAATCGCCTAGAGCGTATTATTCGGGAGCGCATGACCGTCAGCGAATCCGATGCCCTCACCCCTGCCTCCCTGGTGAATCCCAAACCCCTAGTGGCGGCCATCAAAGAATTTTTTGGCTCCTCCCAACTCTCCCAGTTCATGGACCAAACCAACCCCCTGGCGGAGTTGACCCATAAACGAAGGATTTCCGCCTTGGGCCCCGGGGGCCTGACCAGGGAGCGGGCCGGGTTTGCCGTACGTGATATTCACCCTTCCCACCACGGCCGTATTTGTCCTGTGGAAACTCCGGAAGGCCCCAACGCCGGCTTGATTGGTTCCCTCGCCACCTGTGCCCGGGTCAATGATTACGGTTTCATCGAAACCCCTTATTTTCGGGTGGAAAGTGGTCGGGTCAGGAAAGATTTAGACCCCGTTTACCTCACCGCGGACGAAGAAGACGACATGCGGGTGGCCCCCGGGGACATTCCCACGGACGAAGAGGGCAACATCATCGGCGAATCCGTCCCCATTCGCTACCGCCAGGAATTTTCCACCACCAGCCCAGAACAAGTGGACTACGTGGCTGTCTCCCCGGTGCAAATTATTTCCGTTGCCACCTCCATGATTCCTTTCCTGGAGCACGACGATGCTAACCGGGCTCTGATGGGTTCCAACATGCAACGGCAAGCAGTGCCCCTGTTACGTCCTGAACGCCCCTTGGTGGGGACAGGTTTGGAAGCCCAGGCTGCGCGGGACTCCGGCATGGTGATTGTTTCCCGCACCCATGGCATTGTCACCTATGTGGATGCCACGGAAATCCGGGTACAGCCCCACTCCCCCGATAACCCAGCTGAGAAAGGGGACGAAATCGTCTACCCGATCCAAAAATACCAACGGTCTAACCAGGATACCTGCTTGAACCAGCGGCCTCTGGTCTATGCCGGGGAAGATGTGGTGCCAGGGCAAGTGTTAGCGGATGGTTCCGCCACGGAAGGGGGAGAATTGGCCCTGGGCCAAAACATTCTCGTTGCCTATATGCCCTGGGAGGGTTACAACTACGAGGACGCCATTCTGATCAGTGAACGACTGGTCTATGACGATGTCTACACCAGTATCCACATCGAAAAATTTGAAATTGAAGCCCGCCAAACCAAGCTAGGCCCAGAAGAGATTACCAGGGAAATCCCCAACGTTGGGGAAGATGCCCTCCGCAACCTTGATGAGCATGGCATTATCCGCATCGGTGCCTGGGTGGAATCCGGTGATATTCTCGTTGGTAAAGTCACTCCTAAAGGGGAAGCAGACCAGCCTCCAGAAGAAAAGCTACTGCGGGCCATTTTCGGTGAAAAAGCCCGGGACGTGCGGGATAACTCCCTGCGGGTACCCAACGGCGAAAAAGGACGGGTAGTGGATGTGCGGGTGTTCACCCGGGAGAAAGGGGACGAATTGCCCCCCGGCGCCAATATGGTAGTGCGGATTTACGTTGCCCAAAAACGAAAAATCCAAGTGGGGGACAAAATGGCTGGTCGCCACGGCAATAAGGGAATTATTTCCCGCATTTTGCCCATTGAAGACATGCCCTACCTCCCTGATGGTCGCCCCATTGACATTGCCCTCAATCCCCTGGGGGTTCCCTCCCGGATGAACGTGGGCCAGGTATTTGAGTGCATGCTGGGATGGGCCGGGGAAAACCTCGGTGTACGCTTCAAAATTACCCCCTTCGACGAAATGTATGGGGAGGAAGCGTCCCGGGATACAGTCCATGGCCTGTTGGAAGAAGCATCACAACGCCCCAACAAAGACTGGGTCTTTAACCAAGACCATCCCGGCAAAATTCAAGTGTTTGATGGTCGTACCGGAGAGCCCTTTGACCGTCCTATTACGGTGGGCCAAGCCTATATGCTCAAACTGGTGCATTTGGTGGACGACAAAATCCACGCCCGTTCTACTGGGCCCTACTCCTTGGTTACCCAACAGCCTTTGGGGGGTAAAGCTCAACAGGGGGGACAACGGTTCGGGGAAATGGAAGTGTGGGCCCTGGAAGCCTATGGCGCTGCCTACATTTTGCAGGAACTACTCACTGTTAAATCCGATGATATGCAGGGCCGTAATGAAGCCCTCAACGCCATCGTTAAAGGGAAGAGTATTCCCCGCCCCGGTACACCAGAATCCTTCAAGGTGTTAATGCGGGAACTGCAATCCCTCGGCTTGGACATTGCCGCCCACAAGGTACAACTGTCTGAAGATGGTGAAAGCGCTGACGCAGAGGTGGATTTAATGATCGACAGCCAGCGTCGGGCTCCCAATCGTCCCACCTATGAGTCCCTCCACACCGAGGAAGATTTGGAAGAAGAAGAAGTCTAA
- a CDS encoding PAS domain S-box protein, with protein sequence MNFAFTPRETIARAIQWSCLCLPGELSAAEALNCWHHHHGQHPWEPEVEVKAFPPWALVLDSHGQLLGLLPDWQLAAALWTEKFSPAIALAELCLPCSLRLDSEKLPSLGEIMQIFATWGYGWDVIPVADRQYQTWGLLSVGNLIRSVNLCQLWQNLPLQVTASPPLCLGSETTLGQLIRHCFEQQISSLPVVYSSPLLPTATTRIPLGNVSLSHYFRSPNYGSLGLDNPIGPDLSPTFPLCTINQTYCHARELLRRQNDDYVIVTNISGAFVGWVGPQQWLATVQPDVLLEALQREMEMPRIVQHLEARIVWQQQQQQRNQHLIQKLLSHNPNLIYLYDLVKNEILYLNIPSTLVDGDSGEASIPNPMVEAGPWQALLLPPNYFAREELVTLQAHEKREFNFEFTDARRSVQYFTVEISAFEIDGGGQTSKILCLAQDVSQGKRAEAALHTKEQQLQILVNTIADGIVILDNRDKVIYANPMACQMFGLSEEEFLQSQLGLSNQEQTEIGINVSPEEEGVGEIKAVPIHWQGEDCRLVTVRDVTDRQRVLRKLRESEQVHRTLLEALPNLVWRLSSTGDVWECNQRTLAYFGRRGRKILGNTWQQFIEPGERERVQRQWHQGIAAQEFFQLECRFWRSDGQYRWHLLQILPLEDRFGSINGWLASSTDIDDLKQAERALRNQAQQEKLLSSISQRIRESLKLETILRTTVTEVRRTIRADRVLIYHIQEDGVGTTIAESVVNGQPSVMQMDLSPENFPPECYQRYLNGYIYASHDQLPDYASNCAVQCFTVAESQSRIVAPIVFDHGLWGLLIVHQCSTTRTWQTAEIQLMQSLGNQLAIAIQQSLLYERLQEELSERQRAEQKLLAVNQLQKGIFDVANYMIISTDREGFIRTFNRTAEEILGYTAAELIGQQTPLIFHDLEEMTSQAAQISQQLGQTLVPNSIDMFAIPAIQWGVYEREWTYITKTGDRLPVYISITALRDDQGNVDGLVGVITDLRRQKQIEIERQNLDFVVKNSTELIVITDLEQKVIFLNQAGQSLMGLENLEAAQSTYLSEYVSPEYLNFWQTEIIPQVFRAGAWEGEFSLQHYQTAAEIPVTASVFLLQDGNGQHPVNLVAIVHDITHIKNAEKRILAALETEKELGELRSRFISTTSHEFRTPLAIISSSTGILKKYWSKLDGQRRGQHLERIQESVHHMVELLDDVLTINRAETKYLPFEPQLLDLVGFCQGITDELQGSTEYHCLLFSYDGLRAGEAVAFDPKLLRQILTNLLGNAIKYSPPGHQVEFRLQRRGDDGIFSVQDYGIGIAPEEIPNLFDSFYRGTNVGSVPGTGLGLPIVKKCAELHGGAITVTSQLGQGSRFEVDLPLWYS encoded by the coding sequence ATTTTCCCCGGCGATCGCCTTGGCGGAACTCTGTTTACCCTGCTCCCTGCGACTGGACTCGGAAAAGTTGCCTAGTCTGGGGGAAATTATGCAGATTTTTGCCACCTGGGGCTACGGCTGGGACGTCATCCCCGTGGCGGATCGACAATATCAAACCTGGGGATTGTTGAGTGTTGGCAATCTCATCCGCTCAGTAAATCTTTGTCAATTGTGGCAAAATCTTCCCCTCCAGGTGACGGCATCTCCTCCCCTTTGCCTCGGGTCAGAAACCACTTTGGGGCAATTGATCCGCCATTGTTTCGAGCAGCAAATTTCTAGTCTTCCGGTGGTCTATTCCTCCCCCCTACTACCCACCGCCACCACCCGCATTCCCCTGGGTAATGTCAGTCTCAGCCATTATTTTAGGAGTCCCAACTATGGCTCTCTCGGTCTGGATAATCCCATTGGCCCAGACCTCAGCCCCACTTTTCCCCTCTGCACCATTAACCAAACCTATTGCCATGCCAGGGAGCTACTCCGCCGGCAGAATGACGATTATGTGATCGTCACCAATATCAGTGGTGCTTTTGTGGGTTGGGTAGGGCCCCAGCAATGGCTTGCCACTGTCCAACCAGATGTTTTGCTAGAGGCTCTGCAACGGGAAATGGAAATGCCCCGCATTGTCCAGCATTTGGAAGCCCGCATCGTTTGGCAACAGCAACAACAACAACGTAACCAGCATTTAATTCAAAAATTACTCAGCCATAATCCCAATCTTATTTATCTCTACGATCTGGTCAAAAATGAAATCCTCTATCTCAATATCCCCTCCACTTTGGTAGACGGTGATTCCGGTGAGGCATCAATTCCCAACCCAATGGTCGAGGCTGGCCCCTGGCAGGCTCTCTTGCTTCCCCCCAATTATTTTGCCCGGGAAGAATTGGTGACTCTCCAAGCCCACGAGAAAAGGGAATTTAACTTTGAATTTACCGATGCCCGGCGATCGGTACAATACTTCACCGTCGAAATTTCCGCCTTTGAAATTGATGGGGGCGGTCAAACCAGCAAAATTCTCTGTTTGGCCCAGGACGTTAGCCAAGGCAAACGAGCGGAAGCGGCGCTCCATACCAAGGAACAACAATTGCAAATCCTGGTAAATACTATTGCCGATGGCATTGTCATTTTAGATAACCGTGACAAGGTAATTTACGCCAATCCCATGGCTTGCCAGATGTTTGGCCTCAGTGAGGAGGAGTTTTTACAATCTCAACTGGGGCTGTCCAACCAAGAGCAAACGGAAATTGGCATTAATGTCTCCCCGGAAGAGGAAGGGGTGGGGGAAATTAAGGCTGTGCCCATCCATTGGCAAGGGGAAGATTGCCGCTTGGTAACGGTGCGGGATGTGACCGATCGCCAACGGGTGTTGAGGAAACTACGGGAGAGCGAACAAGTCCACCGCACTTTGTTAGAGGCCTTACCTAATCTGGTTTGGCGACTGTCTTCCACTGGCGACGTGTGGGAGTGCAATCAACGGACGTTGGCCTATTTTGGTCGCCGGGGTCGAAAAATTCTGGGCAACACTTGGCAGCAGTTTATTGAACCAGGAGAACGGGAAAGGGTGCAAAGACAGTGGCATCAAGGCATCGCCGCCCAGGAATTTTTCCAGTTGGAGTGTCGATTTTGGAGGAGTGATGGTCAATACCGTTGGCATCTGTTGCAGATATTACCCCTGGAGGACCGCTTTGGCAGTATCAACGGTTGGCTGGCCAGCAGCACGGATATTGATGATCTGAAGCAAGCAGAAAGGGCCCTGCGCAACCAGGCCCAACAGGAAAAACTTTTATCTTCCATCAGCCAGAGAATTCGGGAGTCCCTCAAACTAGAAACGATTTTGCGCACCACTGTGACCGAAGTGCGCCGTACCATTCGCGCTGACCGGGTGTTGATTTACCATATCCAAGAGGACGGTGTGGGCACCACGATCGCCGAATCGGTGGTCAATGGCCAACCCTCAGTGATGCAAATGGATCTCAGTCCAGAAAACTTTCCGCCGGAGTGCTACCAACGCTACCTTAATGGTTATATCTATGCATCCCATGACCAATTACCGGATTATGCCAGCAATTGTGCCGTGCAATGTTTCACCGTGGCGGAGTCCCAATCCAGAATAGTTGCCCCCATTGTCTTTGATCATGGCCTTTGGGGGTTACTAATTGTGCACCAGTGCTCCACTACCCGCACTTGGCAAACGGCAGAAATCCAATTAATGCAAAGCCTCGGTAACCAATTGGCGATCGCCATTCAACAATCATTACTGTACGAACGCTTACAGGAAGAACTATCCGAAAGGCAAAGGGCCGAACAAAAACTGTTGGCAGTCAACCAACTGCAAAAAGGCATTTTTGATGTGGCCAACTACATGATTATCTCCACCGACAGGGAGGGCTTTATCCGTACCTTTAATCGCACTGCGGAGGAAATTTTGGGCTACACAGCGGCGGAACTGATTGGCCAGCAAACCCCCCTCATTTTCCACGACCTAGAAGAAATGACCAGCCAAGCCGCCCAGATCTCCCAACAGCTAGGGCAAACCCTGGTGCCCAATTCCATCGACATGTTTGCCATTCCCGCTATCCAATGGGGGGTTTACGAAAGGGAATGGACTTACATCACTAAAACTGGCGATCGCCTACCGGTGTACATTTCCATCACCGCCCTGAGGGATGACCAGGGTAACGTGGACGGCTTAGTGGGGGTAATCACCGACCTAAGGCGACAAAAGCAAATTGAAATAGAGCGGCAAAACCTCGATTTTGTGGTCAAAAATAGCACCGAGTTAATTGTCATCACCGACCTAGAGCAAAAGGTCATCTTCCTCAACCAGGCAGGGCAATCACTAATGGGTCTAGAAAACTTGGAAGCCGCCCAAAGCACCTATTTGAGCGAATATGTGAGTCCCGAGTACCTCAATTTTTGGCAAACAGAAATTATTCCCCAGGTATTCCGTGCCGGCGCTTGGGAGGGGGAATTCAGTCTGCAACATTACCAAACTGCCGCCGAAATTCCCGTCACCGCCTCAGTGTTTCTCCTTCAAGATGGCAACGGACAACACCCAGTCAACCTAGTGGCGATCGTCCACGATATCACCCACATTAAAAATGCTGAAAAGCGTATTTTGGCGGCCCTGGAAACGGAAAAGGAATTGGGGGAATTGCGTTCCCGGTTTATTTCCACCACGTCCCATGAATTTCGTACTCCTTTAGCAATTATCAGTTCCTCCACTGGCATCTTGAAAAAATATTGGTCAAAACTGGATGGGCAAAGGCGCGGCCAACACCTGGAACGCATCCAGGAAAGTGTTCATCATATGGTGGAACTACTGGATGACGTGCTCACCATTAACCGGGCGGAAACTAAGTATCTGCCATTTGAGCCCCAACTCCTAGATTTAGTCGGCTTTTGTCAGGGCATCACTGATGAACTCCAGGGCAGTACAGAATACCATTGCCTGTTATTCAGCTATGATGGCCTTAGGGCCGGGGAAGCCGTCGCCTTTGACCCCAAATTGTTAAGGCAAATTTTGACTAACCTCCTTGGTAATGCGATCAAATACTCTCCTCCAGGCCACCAGGTGGAATTTCGCCTCCAACGCCGGGGGGATGATGGCATTTTTTCTGTCCAGGACTACGGTATCGGCATTGCCCCGGAGGAAATACCAAATCTATTCGATAGTTTTTACCGAGGCACCAATGTTGGTTCCGTTCCTGGAACCGGTTTGGGACTGCCCATTGTCAAAAAATGTGCCGAACTCCACGGCGGTGCCATTACTGTGACCAGCCAATTAGGCCAAGGTAGTCGCTTTGAGGTGGATTTACCCCTCTGGTACAGTTAG
- a CDS encoding TatD family hydrolase, with translation MHLVDTHVHINFDVFAADLDQLQHRWQQAGVVQLVHSCVKPQEFDQIQTLADRFPELFFAVGLHPLDAQDWQTDTAGQILDYARADNRVVAIGEMGLDFFKADNRDHQIEVFRAQLAIARQLNRPVIIHCRDAADTMRQVLTEFQQEQGPVTGVMHCWGGSPEETQWFLDLGFYISFSGTVTFKKAEAIQASAQMVPPDRLLVETDCPFLAPVPQRGKRNEPAFVRHVAEAISALRHVPLETLAQQTTANARNLFKLPVPA, from the coding sequence ATGCATCTAGTTGATACCCATGTCCACATTAACTTTGATGTTTTTGCGGCGGATTTAGACCAGTTACAGCACCGCTGGCAACAGGCGGGGGTGGTGCAGTTGGTTCATTCCTGTGTTAAGCCCCAGGAGTTTGACCAGATCCAGACCCTGGCTGATCGTTTTCCTGAACTGTTTTTTGCCGTGGGGCTCCATCCCTTGGACGCCCAGGATTGGCAAACTGATACTGCTGGACAAATTCTTGACTATGCCAGGGCAGATAACCGGGTGGTGGCCATTGGTGAAATGGGTTTGGATTTTTTCAAAGCCGATAACCGTGACCATCAAATTGAAGTTTTCCGAGCCCAGTTGGCGATCGCCAGGCAATTAAATCGGCCGGTTATCATCCATTGCCGGGATGCCGCTGATACCATGCGCCAAGTATTGACGGAGTTTCAACAAGAACAAGGCCCTGTAACCGGGGTAATGCACTGCTGGGGCGGTAGTCCTGAGGAAACCCAATGGTTTTTAGACCTGGGTTTTTACATCAGTTTTAGCGGTACGGTGACTTTCAAAAAAGCGGAAGCTATCCAAGCCAGTGCCCAGATGGTGCCCCCCGATCGCCTGTTGGTAGAAACCGATTGTCCTTTTTTGGCGCCGGTACCTCAACGGGGTAAACGCAACGAACCAGCCTTTGTCCGCCATGTGGCCGAGGCGATCTCCGCCCTGCGCCATGTCCCCCTAGAAACCCTTGCCCAACAAACCACCGCCAATGCCCGCAATCTTTTTAAACTACCAGTGCCGGCCTAA
- the rpsT gene encoding 30S ribosomal protein S20, with translation MANIKSALKRIEIAERNRLQNKSYKSAIKTLMKKTFQSVEAYANDPNPDNLDTINTSMAAAFSKIDKAVKCKVIHKNNAARKKARLAKALQSALPAA, from the coding sequence GTGGCTAATATTAAGTCCGCCCTGAAGCGCATCGAAATTGCTGAACGCAACCGACTCCAGAACAAAAGCTATAAGTCGGCCATCAAAACCCTGATGAAAAAAACCTTTCAATCGGTGGAGGCCTACGCCAATGACCCCAATCCTGACAATCTTGATACGATCAACACCAGTATGGCCGCCGCTTTCAGCAAAATTGATAAGGCGGTGAAGTGCAAGGTAATCCACAAAAACAATGCGGCCCGCAAAAAGGCTCGCCTAGCCAAAGCCCTCCAAAGCGCCCTGCCGGCCGCCTAG